In Electrophorus electricus isolate fEleEle1 chromosome 12, fEleEle1.pri, whole genome shotgun sequence, a single window of DNA contains:
- the LOC118242272 gene encoding monocyte chemotactic protein 1B-like, which yields MRNLCALLFVLLLCSLQLVSSAPLARSPNCCPSVTDKKIPLKKVVSYKHTDSDCAVKGIIFKTVAGKKFCVNPDAVWVSSHVTAVDTRRNTTAKTTTTTPTMFSV from the exons ATGAGGAACCtgtgtgctctgctgtttgtgctgctgctctgttctctccagctggTCTCTAGTG CTCCACTTGCGCGTAGCCCCAACTGTTGTCCCAGTGTGACTGATAAGAAGATCCCTCTGAAGAAGGTGGTATcctacaaacatacagacagtgATTGTGCCGTTAAAGGCATTAT ATTTAAAACTGTAGCTGGAAAAAAGTTTTGTGTGAATCCAGATGCTGTGTGGGTCAGCAGCCATGTCACTGCTGTGGACACTCGCCGCAATACCACAGCaaaaactacaactacaactccCACAATGTTCTCTGTGTGA
- the LOC118242278 gene encoding regakine-1-like: MRNLCALLFVLLLCSLQLVSSAPHRHTPDCCTSVSDVKIPLKKVVSYTHTDTNCATKAIIFKTVAGKQFCVNPDAVWVSSHVVAVDTRHNTTVMITTTTPTMLSVKKKNLTLLSQYHTEAN; the protein is encoded by the exons ATGAGGAACCtgtgtgctctgctgtttgtgctgctgctctgttctctccagctggTCTCTAGTG CTCCCCATAGACATACCCCTGACTGCTGTACCAGTGTGAGTGATGTGAAGATCCCTCTGAAGAAGGTGGTgtcctacacacatacagacactaaCTGTGCCACTAAAGCCATTAT ATTTAAAACTGTAGCAGGAAAACAGTTCTGTGTGAATCCAGATGCTGTGTGGGTCAGCAGCCATGTTGTCGCTGTGGACACTCGCCACAATACCACAGTTATGATTACAACTACAACTCCCACAATGctctctgttaaaaaaaaaaatcttacgcTATTAAGTCAATACCACACTGAAGCAAACTGA
- the LOC113569312 gene encoding monocyte chemotactic protein 1B-like — protein MRNLSALLFVLLLCSLQLVSSGPVLNPADCCYKPTQNKVPLKRIVSYNWTRSDCSIKAVVFKMISGKEICVDPASDWVNDHMKAVDQRTVSTTGNPTSTPAT, from the exons ATGAGGaacctgtctgctctgctgtttgtgctgctgctctgttctctccagctggTCTCTAGTG GTCCTGTTCTTAACCCTGCAGACTGCTGTTATAAACCGACTCAAAATAAGGTGCCCCTCAAACGCATCGTGTCCTACAACTGGACCAGAAGCGATTGCTCCATCAAAGCTGTGGT CTTTAAGATGATTAGTGGAAAGGAGATATGTGTGGATCCTGCCTCTGACTGGGTCAATGACCACATGAAAGCAGTGGACCAGAGAACAGTATCTACTACTGGAAACCCAACATCTACACCTGCTACTTGA